The sequence CCACTTTTCTCCTGCAACACAACTAGACATAAAAAAAACAAAGTTTTTTATTCTTTTCTTTTTTCTCTTGACATTTGATACTCAAGATTGTGGCCTGCCCAGAATTTCGAGACCCTCGGTTCTGCAAGACATGATTTTGCGAAACACTTCTCTCAATTGTCGTTCAAACGGGTCCAATCCATTCTTAAACGTATTACAAACCCGAGCCACTTCTTGAATGCCTGTTTGCACTTCTTCCTTCTGTTCTGCAGTCAATGGAAACTGGTTGACCGAGTCAACCAAATCCGTGACCAAATTAATCGACTTTTCCATTTGGTAAATCTCCTTTAGCAGCCCAACACTGTTCTTTCGTTTCTTGGATTCATCCATAATCCTAATATGAAGCAAGTTTAATGGAGTACCCCATGAAAACTGCCTAGGTACAGAAAAATGAACTTGAAGATTTCGATCTTGACATGGGATTGCAACCACCAAAACCCACAAAACAAACACGAGAACAAAACCCATTGTGTAAACAATGTTAGCCAAACCATTAGTCGCTGAAATTTCATGAGCTCGAGGTGGGACCAACCCATTAGCTATTGACTGAAGCTGCTTACTTGCTGACCATGAATTCGGCACACTCCAAGAAAGAGACCTCGAGTGTCCTGTTTTTTGTTGATGTTCTTTCCCCTTATTCGGGCGCCCAAAAGATCGGTTTCTGTTTGAAAAAACGGACCCCGCTTCTTTATTTTCATCAAGCATGATAATCGCTAAATCGGTCAATGCTTTCTTTGCTCTCTTAAACTGCCCTTCAACCATTACATTTCTCTGTTTTGAGTTAAAAGCACCAGAAACAATCTCCAATTGTTTATGCCAAAGACGAATCTTTTCAATCCCATCACGAACAGCGTTACAAATGTCAAGTGCCCGAATACTCCTATCGAAAAAATCAGTCACAAACTTATCTAAAGGCGGTTTTGAAAGATCTGCCTCGTTTTGGGACAGTATCACTTTAAATTCTTCTTGACAAGAAATAAAGGCATCCAATAATTTAGATATCCAATCAAGAGACAAAAGTTCATCAGCAGAAGTAGCTGAAAGTGCACGAAACTGCCTGAAAACTTGATGATCAAAAGATCCAAGTTCACAATGAAATTCAGAACTAGATTCACTATTAACATCCATTGAATGAATTTGATTATGATCGTTCCCGATTCCCATAATCGATCTGCGAAAGGTACCAAATGGCATATTATAACCACTCGTCGGCATATCGATATACACCCAAAA comes from Rutidosis leptorrhynchoides isolate AG116_Rl617_1_P2 chromosome 4, CSIRO_AGI_Rlap_v1, whole genome shotgun sequence and encodes:
- the LOC139845236 gene encoding protein ROH1D-like isoform X1, yielding MPTSGYNMPFGTFRRSIMGIGNDHNQIHSMDVNSESSSEFHCELGSFDHQVFRQFRALSATSADELLSLDWISKLLDAFISCQEEFKVILSQNEADLSKPPLDKFVTDFFDRSIRALDICNAVRDGIEKIRLWHKQLEIVSGAFNSKQRNVMVEGQFKRAKKALTDLAIIMLDENKEAGSVFSNRNRSFGRPNKGKEHQQKTGHSRSLSWSVPNSWSASKQLQSIANGLVPPRAHEISATNGLANIVYTMGFVLVFVLWVLVVAIPCQDRNLQVHFSVPRQFSWGTPLNLLHIRIMDESKKRKNSVGLLKEIYQMEKSINLVTDLVDSVNQFPLTAEQKEEVQTGIQEVARVCNTFKNGLDPFERQLREVFRKIMSCRTEGLEILGRPQS
- the LOC139845236 gene encoding protein ROH1D-like isoform X2; amino-acid sequence: MGIGNDHNQIHSMDVNSESSSEFHCELGSFDHQVFRQFRALSATSADELLSLDWISKLLDAFISCQEEFKVILSQNEADLSKPPLDKFVTDFFDRSIRALDICNAVRDGIEKIRLWHKQLEIVSGAFNSKQRNVMVEGQFKRAKKALTDLAIIMLDENKEAGSVFSNRNRSFGRPNKGKEHQQKTGHSRSLSWSVPNSWSASKQLQSIANGLVPPRAHEISATNGLANIVYTMGFVLVFVLWVLVVAIPCQDRNLQVHFSVPRQFSWGTPLNLLHIRIMDESKKRKNSVGLLKEIYQMEKSINLVTDLVDSVNQFPLTAEQKEEVQTGIQEVARVCNTFKNGLDPFERQLREVFRKIMSCRTEGLEILGRPQS